Part of the Schaalia odontolytica genome is shown below.
TGCGGGTGCGCGGCGACAGCTGGGCGCAACTCGGGGTAGCGATAGGCCAGCTGGCGCAGTGCCTCAGCGTCGGTCGATGGATCCTGGGCTGCCGCCGCAGGGTTGTCGAAATGCAGCTCTTCTGCCATCGCTACTCCAAGATTCAACGGTCATGCAGTTGTTACACCATACCGCGCCCGCACGTCGCAGGCGAAAATTTACCTTGTGCATTTTCCACCATGCGGCGCTGTCACTTGACAAAACACTCATGAACCGCCTCGAAACACGAAGCTGTCAAAACCGAGGTTGTCAATGTCTTCCGCGAGCGCGCGCACCTGGTCGTCCCAGCCGGGCCTGGTGGAGACAAATCCCGCCGGGGTGCCGACCTCGCGCGCCTGCTGAAGGGCGAAACATCTAACGCCCAGATCCCGGGCGGCGCGCGCCACGTCGAGGCCGTCACGCGGGCCGTCGGGGTAGACGGTGAGTCTCACCTCGTGGTCCACGTCGGGGTGGGCAAGGAGGATCTCGAGGGAGGACCACGCCTTCTCTCCCGCTCCCACGCGCCCGGCCACCGCCTCGTAGTGGTCGGGCATGGCCTTCAGGTCGATGCCGACCCAGTCGACGAGGCCCTCGTCCAGCAGGTTCGCGAGGCGCCCCGGGTAGGGCCCGGCGGTGTGCAGGCCCACCGCGAAGCCGAGTTCGCGCACGCGCGCCATCCCCGAGGCCAAGGCGATCTGCCGGGTGGCCTCGCCGCCGGAGAACACGACCCCATCGAGGAGGCCTCGCCTGCGCGCGAGAAGTTCTTCGAGGGAGGACCACGCGACCACTCCGGGGATGCGCGGGTCAATGATCGCGCTGTTATGGCAGTACGGACATGCCCAGGGGCAGCCCTGCAAGAACAGGGAGGCGACGAATTTACCGGGCCAGTCGACGGTCGACATGGGCACCAGGCCGGCGATCTGCAGATCCTGCGGCCCCCATGCCTTCCCGGGGGCTGCCCCGCGTGCCTCGCCCGAGGCCTTGGGGGGCGTCGGGGGAGATGCTGGGCAGCCGCCCTGGGCAGACCTGCTCACGTCAGCGTCTTCCCGCCGGGGGGAATGCGCTGACGAGTTCACCGTGCGAGTCGGCGGCCTGTTCGGAGAACATCCGACGCTCGTGGTACTCGCCCTTCTTGCCGATGTTGAAGGACTGAACGGGACGGAAGTATCCCATGACTCGTGTCCACACCTCGCAGGCCTGCGGCTCGTCACCCGGGTGGGCCGCGGCACACTTGTCGCAGGTGAGGTGTTCTCCCGCCAGGTATCCGTGGACCGGGCAGATCGAGAAAGTCGGGGTGATCGTGATGTAGGGGACCTTGAAGGCGGTGAGGGATCGGCGCACCATCTCCTTGCAGGCCGCTCCGGAAGAGACGCGCTCCCCCATGTACAGGTGCAGGACCGTTCCGCCCGTGTACTTGCCCTGGAGGATCTCCTGGTCTTCGAGGGCCTGGAAGGGGTCATCGGTGTAGGCGACGGGAAGCTGGGAGGAGTTCGTGTAGTAGGGTTCGGCCTCGGTTCCTGCCTGGATGATGTCGGCGAAGCGCTTGCGATCCTCCTTGGCAAAGCGATAGGTGGTGCCCTCGGCGGGCGTGGCCTCAAGGTTGTACATGTGGCCGGTCGCCTCTTGCAGCTCGACCATTCGCTCGCGCACGCGGTCGAGGATTCGCACGCACAGGTCGAAGCCCCGCGGGTCCGTGAGGTCGTAGGCGTCGTCGCTGAAATTGCGCACCATCTCGTTCATGCCGTTGACGCCGATGGTGGAGAAGTGGTTGTCCAGCGTCCCCAGGTAGCGCTTGGAGTAGGGGAAGAGGCCGTGGTCCATGTGGAACTGGATGGTCTCGCGCTTGATCTCGAGGGACTGGGAGGCCAGGTCGATGAGGCGGTCCATCTGGGCAACGAGGCCTGCCTCGTCACCCTTGTAGAGGTAGCCGAGGCGCGCCATGTTGAGCGTGACGACACCGATGGATCCGGTCAGCTCGGCTGACCCGAAGAGGCCGTTGCCTCGTTTGAGCAGCTCGCGCAGGTCCAGCTGAAGGCGGCAGCACATGGAGCGGATCATGTGCGGATCCAGGTCGGAGTTGATGAAGTTCTGGAAGTAGGGAAGCCCATACTTGGCGGTCATCTCGAAGAGGGCGTCAACGTTCTCACCCTTCCAATCGAAGTCGGGGGTGATGTTGTAGGTGGGGATGGGGAACGTGAAGACACGTCCGTCGGCGTCTCCACCGGTCATGACCTCGATGAACGCGCGGTTGATGAGGTCCATCTCACGCTGCAGGTCCCCATAGGTGAAGTCAACGATCTCGTCACCGATCATGGGGTGCTCGTCGGCGAGGTCGTCGGGGCACGTCCAGTCGAAGGTGAGGTTGGTGAAGGGGCACTGGCTCCCCCAGCGGGAGGGAACGTTGAGGTTGTAGATGAGTTCCTGCATGCACTGGACGATCTGTTCGTAGGTCATGTCGTCGAGACGCACGAAGGGGGCCATGTACGTATCGAAGGAGGAGAATGCCTGAGCGCCCGCCCACTCGTTTTGGAGCGTGCCCAGGAAGTTGACGATCTGGCCGCACGCCGAGGAGAAGTGGCGGGGAGGGGCGGAGGCGATGGCCCCGCCGACACCGTTGAAGCCCTCCTGGATGAGGCGCTTGAGCGACCAGCCCGCGCAGTATCCGGCGAACATGTCCAGGTCGTGGATGTGGTAGTCGCCGCTGCGGTGCGGCGCCGCGATCTCGGGCGTATAGACGTGCTCGAGCCAGTAGTTGGCGACGATCTTGCCCGCCGAGTTCAGGATCAGCCCCCCGAGCGAGTACCCCTGGTTCGCGTTGGCGTTGACACGCCAATCGGAGCGGTCCAGGTACTCCTCCACGGTTGCGATGGCATCGACGTCATAACGGGGTGCGCTGGTCATGGCCCCTCTCCTGTCTGGCTTCTTCTGTGACTGATGTATGCCCCGGCGCGAGGTGATCCGCGCTCGCTTGCGCGGGCGAAGCACCGGGAGCTGGGGTTGCGCTGCGGCTTGTTCGGCGCGTCGACACGTGGCGGCGTTGCTTCTCGTCGCGCGGCATTCGTGGCATCGTGGGCGGTGGCGGCGCTACCGTCCCATCGGGTCGACGCCTCTCGATGGAGGAAAGGCGCCCGCACGAACACTAGATGTAGTGCTTGGGTCGAACATGAGCCACTGTATCTAGTATCGGTCGGGTAGTACAGAGGCGGCCCGCGCGTCGCGGGTTCCCTTCGCCACGTCGACGCCTCCCCCGCATTTTCCTAGGACCAACATCCTGTCATCGTCGACGGGCGGCAGCGCTCCGTGAGGGCGGCGGGCGAGCGCGCACACACCTCGCGCGAGAGGCGACCGGCATCGGGCACGCCGCGACGTACGCGTGAGCGCGATGGCCGCGCCACCAGCGAAGAGTCAGACGAGGAAGGGAAGCTTCTTCACCACGGAGAGTTTCTTCCACCGCGCCCCGAGTCCCAGCGTATCCCCGGCGCTCGTGAGGGGAATGAGCGCCAGGACCATCGCATAGACAAGATGCTGACTGACCACGGGATTGAGCGAACCCCACACCCAGGGCGCGGTCGCCGCGTACATGAAGCCCATCATGATGACCCCACCGACTCCCGCCAGGCGCGTGCAGACCCCAAGGATGAGCGCCACCCCGATTCCCAGCAGGCTCGCCATGAACACCCAGTCAACCGCCGGAACGGCAAGGGCCTGGAAGAAAGAGGCAAGCGGCTTACCCCCCGTCGCGCCCGTCAGGAAGCTCTGGGCCGGCGTGCCCCCGTTGATCCAGGCGCGCGACGGGCCGGTAGGAAAGTGGAGGCCGAAGGTCTTGTCCAGGAAACCCCACAGGAAGACGAAGCCAACGGCGATGCGCATCAGGCCCAGGAGGATGCGGGCGGGAGCGGAGGTCACAACGGCGGAAGATGGGCCAGGCATGTCGATTCCTTCGTCTCGTGGCGGCGTCGGTCGTCGGCGAGGCCGGACCGCGGCCCCGTCCGATAGAGCCGTGCAGGCCGGTCGCCACGACCCATTATCCACCGTCTGCGGCCCGCAACACGACCCCACCGGCGTCCATTGCCGCGGGCGGACCCCACTAGAACGCGGCCTACTCGCCCGCCAGGCGGTCGACCTCGTGCATGACGAGCCCGCACACGGCGCTCACCCACGCGACGGCAGCGACTCCCAGGACCAGCGACCGCCACGGTCGAATCTGCAGGAAGTCCTCGAATCCGTAGCCCGAACCGGGCGAGGCCGCAGACATGCTGAAGCCCCACAGCCCGGCCACCGTCGCGACAAGGGCTAGAGCGAGAAGCCCCAGGCTGATCCACGCCATGATTCTCTGCACGTGTACTCCGTGCCGGGGGCGCCGCTCGATGGGAGACAGGGCGAGGGCCCACGCACCCGCGATAAGGACGGCCGTGATGACGTCAGCGGGCCTGTGCCACCCCTCCATCATGACGGACACGCCCATGAGCGCGGTCCACGCCCACCCGAGCCAGGCGGACGGGCTGCGCGAGAGCTTGGGCGCGACGACCACGAGAGCCAGGGAGATCGTGACAGCAACCGTGGTGTGTCCCGACGGGAGGGAGTTCCCGGCGCCGGTTGTGACACCCAGGTTCGGGCGGGTCAGGATGTAGTCCTTGAGGATCTGGGTCGTTATGTTGGCGCCGATGACGGCGCCGAGGGCGCGCCCCGCGAGCGTGGGACGCCGACGAGCCGCGGCGACCAGGGCAACCGCGGCGCCCGCGATCACCATGACGGGCACGGACACCAGCCCGGTGATGAGCATGGAGAAGCCCTCGTAGTGGCGGGCCGAACGCATCGTGCCCTCCATGAGGATCGTGTCGACGACCTGCCCGGGCGCGGTCGCCAGGGCGAGGTGCGCGATGAGTGCCGTCAGGACCAGGCAGGTCACGACGCCTCCGAGGCGCCGGGCGAGCTGGCGACGATACCACGCATCGGAGGTCAGGGAAGGGGAAGCGGGTGCGCCCGGCGCGGCTCGGGACGGTTCGGGCTGAGCGGCGCCGGCGCTCCGGTCTCCCGCCTCGGCCCCGCCGCGCCCGCGGGCATTGGCGCCGCCGCTCGACGAGGAGCGGGGGCGCGCGGGCCGAGAACTCTTCGTGTAGGACTCGTCGACGGAGGGGTCGGAGGGCAGGGCGAGATTCGGGTCGTCCACGGTGTCCTCCGTTCGCGTCGATGGTCGTTCCCCACCCACTGTAGTGGAGCGGAAGAGGTGTTCGCGGATTTAACCGGGATGAGCGGGTGGTTTCTGCGTGGCCTTTTGCTTGTCATGGACCGCACCGCACGCATCGGCCCCGCCCGGCGCGACCCGGTTCGTCGTCGAAGCGGCCCGCGGTCCACGCCCGCCAGGGCGGCCAATACGAGGCGACCGAGGTGGGCGCGCGCCGTGCGTGGGGCTCGGTTAGAGTGGGGGTGTCCAAATCTGTACGTTCAACGCGGGAGTTGTCAGTGGCTTCTTCTTCACCTGTCAGCACCGATCGCATCCGAGACTTGCTCAGGTCTCGGGACGTGCGTTTTGGCGACTACAACGAGGGCGAGCTGGCGTATCTGATGCCGAACGCGGCGTTCTTTTGGAATGCAACGAATCCTCAGATTCTTCAGCTGCGCGCGCAGTGGCGGGGCATCGCCCGCACGCCCGAGCAGTTCGGCGAGCTGGCTCGCGAGGTCGCGACCTGCAATTCGACGCGCACGGGTCCGAAGGCGTACGTGGCTCCGCTCGAGGACGGCACGCAGTACGGCCTGATCGCCGAGTGCAACATCGTCGTGCTCTCGGGCCTCACCCAGGCTCAGTTGGACAACTTCTTCGAGACATCGATGTCGATGATCATGGGCTTCTTTGCGGACCTTGAGGTGGCATTGCCCGATTTCGTGGATTGGGACAGCCAGGATCGGAGGCCCCTGCGATGAACGTTCCCTACCTCGTTCCCGAGGACGAGGAAACTCCCTATCCCGCCGACTTCGAGCGGGTCGTATCGGCCGTGCGCTCGATGGGTTACGCGCTGGACGTGATCGAGTCCGGCCGCGCCGCGGGCGCGATCTTCGATGACATCCCGTTCCTCGTCTCCTTTGACGCGGCCGGGCGTTTCCTGTCGATTCGGGCGGTGTGGGACACGGGCATGGAACCCGCGAGCGCCGAGTCGGCGCTGTTCGCGACGGCGGACAACTGGAACCGTGAGAAGTACTTCCCGACCGTGTACACCGCGGTATCTCCCGAGGGCAAGCTGGGCGTCTACGCGGACTTCGTCGTGGACACGGAAGCCGGCCTGTCCGACGTGCAGCTGCGCGACGCGATTTCGTCGGGTATTTCGACGGGGATCGCCGCCATCCGGTACGTGAAAGAATCCGCCTCCGAGACGCTGGGGTGGGCGGTCACCGGCTCGGATGAGCACTGATCAAGGCCCTTCGGGCCCCTCCCCATCAGACCTGCTGGACGTCTTGAGGCGCTTGAGCGCCAACGACGATCGCCTCCTGGGCAGCGTGACCCTCCCGGGCCGTTGCGCCCAGTTCGCATCGTGGCCGTCGTGGGTCTGCCCCGCAGTCGTGGAGGCATGGCGTCGGCGGGGGGTCGCGAGGCCCTGGACTCACCAGCGTCGCGCCCTCGACGCACTGCGCGGCGGCTCCGACGTCGTGCTGGCGACGGGCACCGGTTCCGGCAAGTCGCTGGCCGCGTGGACCCCAATCCTCTCCGACCTCGTCGAGGCCGAGGAATCCTCCCGCATTTCGGCGATCCACCGTCGCCCAACGGCCCTGTACCTGGCCCCGACCAAGGCCCTCGCCGCTGATCAGCTGGCGTCACTGACGGCGCTGCTCGGCCAGGCCGCGCGCGCCACCGAGCGTGGCGCGCCGGAGCCCGACGGCGTCGATGAGCGCCTGAGACGCGTACGCGCCCAGTGCGTGGACGGCGACACGCCGCGCGAGGCCAAGGAGTGGGCGCGGGCGGGCGCGGACCTCGTCCTGTCGAACCCCGATTTCTTGCACCACGTCATGCTGCCCGCCCACCAGCGTTGGTCACGCTTCCTCGCATCGCTGCGCCTCATCGTCATCGACGAGGCGCACCATTGGCGAGGCGTGACCGGCTCGCACGTCGCCCTCCTCGTGCGCAGGCTCCTGCGCGTCGCACACCACCTGGGCGCGGATCCGAGGATCCTCATGCTCAGCGCGACCGTGCGCGACGCGCGGGCGGTGGGACGGGTGCTCACGGGGCGCGACCCGACCGCGGTCACCCAGGACGGTTCCCCCGTCGGCGAGCACGAGCTGGTCCTGTGGCAGGGGAGAGTAGTCGCCGACGCATCCGAGGTGGACATCTCCTCGTTCCTGGATGCCATCGACGCCCCGCCCGGCACCGCGACGCTGAGTGTTCCCCTCGTACGGCGCAGCGCCGGTGCGGAGGCCGCCGCTCTCGGCTGCGCGTTCGTCGAGGAGGGGGCGCGCCTGTTGGCCTTCGTCCGCTCGCGAGCCGGCGCCGAGGCCGTGGCCGCCCAGATCCGCGACCGCCTGTCATCACATGCCTCGCCCCTGGCGGGCAGGGTGGGCGCCTACCGGGGCGGGTACCTGCCCGAGGAGCGGCGCGCCCTCGAAGACGCGATCCGGACGGGGGCTGTGCGGGCGCTGGCGACCACCTCGGCCCTGGAGATGGGGTTGGACATCTCGGGACTGGATGCGACCCTGACGGTGGGGTGGCCGGGAACGAGGGCGTCCCTGCGTCAGCAGATCGGCCGCGCGGGGCGCGCCGGCGCCCCGGGAACGTCGGTTCTCATCGCGTCGGACAATCCCCTGGACGCCTATCTCGTGCGCCACCCGGAGGAGATCCTCGGACAGGTCGAAGCCTGCGTCATTGACCCCGCGAATCCGTGGGTGTTGGCCCCGCACGTGGCGGCCGCGGCGGCGGAGTTACCGATCACGGCATCCGACAACGCCTACTTTGGCGAGCATTTGGAGGCTATCGCCGAACGCCTGAGGGCCGACGGATACCTCAGGCGCCGGCCGGCCGGCTACTTCTGGGATGCCACCCGTCCCGAGCGTCCCACCGACTTGACGGACCTGCGCGGCTCCTCCGGGGACGTTCAGATCGTTGAGGCGCGCGCCGGAGCGGTCGTTGGCACCATCGACGAGGCCTCGGCCGATGCCCACGTGTTCCCCGGGGCGATCTACATCCACCAGGGACGCACCTTTCACGTCCTCAGCTTGTCCTCCCTCACCGAGCCCTGCGCTCCCGCCGCGCGGGGATGGCCGCATCTTCCGCTCGGGGCGAGCCCCGACCCGCTTGAGCGCGGCGTCGTCGAGCGGGAACACGGGGTCGAACGGGCGGAGGCGGTGTCCGAGGGGGCCGCACCCCTCATCGTCGCACCCCCACGTGGCCGCGACGCCCGGGTCGCCCTCGTCGAGGAGGTGCGTACCCCCTTGCGCACCCGCGCCTCCACGCACACGAGCGTCGAGGTGTGCGGCGTTGAGGAGTCCTACGCGAGCGGGGATGGGGCCGTCACCTGGCATCACGGCCCGACGAACGTGTCGACGCGGGTGACCGACTATGATCTGCTGCGATTGCCCGGGCTCGAGTTCATTCGCAACGTGGAGCTATCCCTCCCCACCCACACGCTTGCCACGAAGTCAACGTGGTTCACGCTCGCTCCGGTCGTGCTGAAAGCGGCGGGGATTGAGGCACGCGACCTTGCGGGAACGCTGCACGCGACCGAGCACGCGATGATCGGGATGCTGCCGGTGGTGACGACGTGCGATCGGTGGGACCTGGGTGGGCTATCGACCGAGCGACATGACGACACGGGTTTGCCCACGGTTTTCGTTCACGACGCGTTCCGAGGCGGGGCAGGGCACGCGCTCGCGGGGTACCGCAGCGCGCGCGAGTGGGTGACCGCGACCCTGGAGGCCGTCTCGTGCTGCGACTGCGAGTCGGGATGCCCGCGCTGCGTTCAGTCCCCCAAGTGTGGCAACGGCAACGAACCCCTTTCGAAGGCGGGTGCCCTGCGCCTGCTCGCCTACCTGCGTGATCGGGCGCCGGGAGCCTAGGCGGGTTCGTCGCCCTCACGCCGGTTGGCACCGGCCCGCACCCTGGCGCGCAGGATCGCCGATATTACAAGACATAGCCAGACTCGTCGCGTCTCATCGGGTCCTCAGCGCCTCCTGAATGACAGATTCGAGGGCTGAGCGCACCGCGTCCGATTTGAGGAAGCTCGGCGGTCCAGTATCCGACATCATCCTGGGACATCTGGACCACACCGTCACCGAGCCAGAAGCCGCTCTAGCGTCTCAGCGTCGACAAAACTCGTGTGTGTCCCGAGGGTCCCGCACGCCCAGGCGCCACCCACCGCGCCCGCGCGGGCGGCCCCGAAGACATCGCCGTGGTCCAAGTAGTGGCACAGAAAAGCCGCCACAAAACTGTCGCCAGCCCCGTTGCTATCCACGACCGGACGACCGGGAATAGAGATCGGGCTGATCCGCAGTGGCAACTCGTCCGACCGTTGCCACACACGGGCGCCCTCACTCCCGGCCATCACCACCACGAACTGGGCACGCCCTCGGGCGAAAACGTCTGCGACCACACCGGACTCGTCCCTTAGCGCCGCGGCTGACACAAAGACGTAGTCGGCACCATAGGCAAAATCCTTGTGATAGTCGGCAACACCATCCCAGTCATGCAGGTCGGTCGACGTCGACCGACCTGCGGCAACAGCGTCCCGCAAGGCGTACCTCGCCCAGTTCATGATTGAGACGTGCACGTGACGGGACCTCTCGATGCCTTCGCGCCACAGCGACGAATCGGGAATAAACTCGAACGGATGTCGTGGATCGTACAGGGACATGCGCTGCCCTTCCTCGGTCACCAAATTCACCGAGCGTCGCGTGCCGCTGATGTGCGTGACGAATGTTATCGGGATCCCAGCAGCTGAGTAAGCGTCCTGGATGAGCCGACCTTCAGCGTCATCTCCGATCACGTCCGCCATGGCGGAGGTGCGGCCAAGCGTGTGGACACCGAAGGCCACGCCGTTACCCGTGTGACCCACGACGGTCACGATGGGCGGAACCATCATGGAATCCACAACAGGGAGGGGCAAGGATTTCACTCGGACAATGTGATCGACTCCCACGCCGCCTACCACCAGAACATCTGCCTGAGTCATTTTCTCTCCATTTTCTTTCACGTGGGTTCAGCCCACACTGAACTGCTGGGTGTTTTTCGGACAGTGCTTGTTTGTGTTTCAGGCTGCATTCGTTAAGTCCAGGAAATCGCTTTCGACCCCGTCGGGAATGCGACACCCTAGAGTTGGGTGGAGACGAGTACGACTGTATCTCAGTTCGATCCACGAGGCGATATCCTTGATCGCCCTGTCCTTCGTGGGATAGACCATTCGGTGAGCCCTCTCGTTCTTGCGCGTAGCGTTGAATGACTGAAGCCCAAGCGTTGTCCCAGCACACCCCCGTACGCCCCACTGACGGGCGAATACCATAGGACTTGAGGCGATCCAGGAACCTCTGGGACGTGTACTGCTTCCCCGTGTCGGAGTGAAAGATCGTCACACACTCCTCGACCGGGCATCTCCTGACCGACATGTCAATGGCCTGGCACACCAGGGAGGTGTGCATGTGGTCGGCCATCGCATAACCGGCCCGCGCGGCCACCCCCCGGTAGGCGCGCCGCACAGACTCGAAGGGGCCGACCCTGAGGCCGACCCCTTCGAGTATCCCATCAACACAGTGCAAGTCTTCCGATGCGCTCCCTTTCTTGGCCACCCTTTGTGGGTGTTGCCCTTGGCTTGATGACTCCTAATGTAGGGGCCCCACCTGTGGGAAGCATTGAACGAAGCTGGCAATTCCCTGTGAATTTCTTACCCACCGGTCCCGGCCCGCGCCCTGGCGCGCAGGATCGCCGGTACTCCAACGATTCGGATGCTGGAGGAGACCTCCACCAGGCAGTCGCTTCCCCTCACCTCGCAGGACTGTACAATCGCCCCGTTGGCCCGGGCCACGGAGGAGGCGGACGCGCACGGCCGCTCCCCCACGTCTTCCCAGGCTGCGGTGGCCGCCTGCTCCGCCCCCGCCAGGGACGCCACGTCGGCGACGGCCTGCAGTCGCACGGAGGCGCTGCGCGCCGCGCCGACGCCACCGAGGGTCACCGCCAGGAGTATGCACAGGACGATCATGGCCAGGCAGTTGACGGTTCCCGATCCCTCCTCGCCCGCGCGCAGGCGCGCCGCCGCGGC
Proteins encoded:
- a CDS encoding anaerobic ribonucleoside-triphosphate reductase activating protein, whose product is MSTVDWPGKFVASLFLQGCPWACPYCHNSAIIDPRIPGVVAWSSLEELLARRRGLLDGVVFSGGEATRQIALASGMARVRELGFAVGLHTAGPYPGRLANLLDEGLVDWVGIDLKAMPDHYEAVAGRVGAGEKAWSSLEILLAHPDVDHEVRLTVYPDGPRDGLDVARAARDLGVRCFALQQAREVGTPAGFVSTRPGWDDQVRALAEDIDNLGFDSFVFRGGS
- a CDS encoding ribonucleoside triphosphate reductase, producing MTSAPRYDVDAIATVEEYLDRSDWRVNANANQGYSLGGLILNSAGKIVANYWLEHVYTPEIAAPHRSGDYHIHDLDMFAGYCAGWSLKRLIQEGFNGVGGAIASAPPRHFSSACGQIVNFLGTLQNEWAGAQAFSSFDTYMAPFVRLDDMTYEQIVQCMQELIYNLNVPSRWGSQCPFTNLTFDWTCPDDLADEHPMIGDEIVDFTYGDLQREMDLINRAFIEVMTGGDADGRVFTFPIPTYNITPDFDWKGENVDALFEMTAKYGLPYFQNFINSDLDPHMIRSMCCRLQLDLRELLKRGNGLFGSAELTGSIGVVTLNMARLGYLYKGDEAGLVAQMDRLIDLASQSLEIKRETIQFHMDHGLFPYSKRYLGTLDNHFSTIGVNGMNEMVRNFSDDAYDLTDPRGFDLCVRILDRVRERMVELQEATGHMYNLEATPAEGTTYRFAKEDRKRFADIIQAGTEAEPYYTNSSQLPVAYTDDPFQALEDQEILQGKYTGGTVLHLYMGERVSSGAACKEMVRRSLTAFKVPYITITPTFSICPVHGYLAGEHLTCDKCAAAHPGDEPQACEVWTRVMGYFRPVQSFNIGKKGEYHERRMFSEQAADSHGELVSAFPPAGRR
- a CDS encoding phosphatase PAP2 family protein — protein: MDDPNLALPSDPSVDESYTKSSRPARPRSSSSGGANARGRGGAEAGDRSAGAAQPEPSRAAPGAPASPSLTSDAWYRRQLARRLGGVVTCLVLTALIAHLALATAPGQVVDTILMEGTMRSARHYEGFSMLITGLVSVPVMVIAGAAVALVAAARRRPTLAGRALGAVIGANITTQILKDYILTRPNLGVTTGAGNSLPSGHTTVAVTISLALVVVAPKLSRSPSAWLGWAWTALMGVSVMMEGWHRPADVITAVLIAGAWALALSPIERRPRHGVHVQRIMAWISLGLLALALVATVAGLWGFSMSAASPGSGYGFEDFLQIRPWRSLVLGVAAVAWVSAVCGLVMHEVDRLAGE
- a CDS encoding YbjN domain-containing protein; the encoded protein is MLRSRDVRFGDYNEGELAYLMPNAAFFWNATNPQILQLRAQWRGIARTPEQFGELAREVATCNSTRTGPKAYVAPLEDGTQYGLIAECNIVVLSGLTQAQLDNFFETSMSMIMGFFADLEVALPDFVDWDSQDRRPLR
- a CDS encoding YbjN domain-containing protein → MNVPYLVPEDEETPYPADFERVVSAVRSMGYALDVIESGRAAGAIFDDIPFLVSFDAAGRFLSIRAVWDTGMEPASAESALFATADNWNREKYFPTVYTAVSPEGKLGVYADFVVDTEAGLSDVQLRDAISSGISTGIAAIRYVKESASETLGWAVTGSDEH
- a CDS encoding DEAD/DEAH box helicase codes for the protein MSTDQGPSGPSPSDLLDVLRRLSANDDRLLGSVTLPGRCAQFASWPSWVCPAVVEAWRRRGVARPWTHQRRALDALRGGSDVVLATGTGSGKSLAAWTPILSDLVEAEESSRISAIHRRPTALYLAPTKALAADQLASLTALLGQAARATERGAPEPDGVDERLRRVRAQCVDGDTPREAKEWARAGADLVLSNPDFLHHVMLPAHQRWSRFLASLRLIVIDEAHHWRGVTGSHVALLVRRLLRVAHHLGADPRILMLSATVRDARAVGRVLTGRDPTAVTQDGSPVGEHELVLWQGRVVADASEVDISSFLDAIDAPPGTATLSVPLVRRSAGAEAAALGCAFVEEGARLLAFVRSRAGAEAVAAQIRDRLSSHASPLAGRVGAYRGGYLPEERRALEDAIRTGAVRALATTSALEMGLDISGLDATLTVGWPGTRASLRQQIGRAGRAGAPGTSVLIASDNPLDAYLVRHPEEILGQVEACVIDPANPWVLAPHVAAAAAELPITASDNAYFGEHLEAIAERLRADGYLRRRPAGYFWDATRPERPTDLTDLRGSSGDVQIVEARAGAVVGTIDEASADAHVFPGAIYIHQGRTFHVLSLSSLTEPCAPAARGWPHLPLGASPDPLERGVVEREHGVERAEAVSEGAAPLIVAPPRGRDARVALVEEVRTPLRTRASTHTSVEVCGVEESYASGDGAVTWHHGPTNVSTRVTDYDLLRLPGLEFIRNVELSLPTHTLATKSTWFTLAPVVLKAAGIEARDLAGTLHATEHAMIGMLPVVTTCDRWDLGGLSTERHDDTGLPTVFVHDAFRGGAGHALAGYRSAREWVTATLEAVSCCDCESGCPRCVQSPKCGNGNEPLSKAGALRLLAYLRDRAPGA
- a CDS encoding carbohydrate kinase family protein is translated as MVGGVGVDHIVRVKSLPLPVVDSMMVPPIVTVVGHTGNGVAFGVHTLGRTSAMADVIGDDAEGRLIQDAYSAAGIPITFVTHISGTRRSVNLVTEEGQRMSLYDPRHPFEFIPDSSLWREGIERSRHVHVSIMNWARYALRDAVAAGRSTSTDLHDWDGVADYHKDFAYGADYVFVSAAALRDESGVVADVFARGRAQFVVVMAGSEGARVWQRSDELPLRISPISIPGRPVVDSNGAGDSFVAAFLCHYLDHGDVFGAARAGAVGGAWACGTLGTHTSFVDAETLERLLAR
- a CDS encoding DDE-type integrase/transposase/recombinase, producing MADHMHTSLVCQAIDMSVRRCPVEECVTIFHSDTGKQYTSQRFLDRLKSYGIRPSVGRTGVCWDNAWASVIQRYAQEREGSPNGLSHEGQGDQGYRLVDRTEIQSYSSPPNSRVSHSRRGRKRFPGLNECSLKHKQALSEKHPAVQCGLNPRERKWRENDSGRCSGGRRRGSRSHCPSEILAPPCCGFHDGSAHRDRRGSHG
- a CDS encoding Rv3654c family TadE-like protein — encoded protein: MRAAAARLRAGEEGSGTVNCLAMIVLCILLAVTLGGVGAARSASVRLQAVADVASLAGAEQAATAAWEDVGERPCASASSVARANGAIVQSCEVRGSDCLVEVSSSIRIVGVPAILRARARAGTGG